One Euwallacea fornicatus isolate EFF26 chromosome 22, ASM4011564v1, whole genome shotgun sequence genomic region harbors:
- the LOC136346126 gene encoding UDP-glycosyltransferase UGT5-like, translating to MVEIHFAFTMLLSLISNAIGADILAIISTASFSHQVSFRPLWKQLAANGHNVTLVTTDPLKEGDLKNIQQIDISYSYEYMNKHEVVDIAINESKSLYDSALAIRKVYKDTHTKLFESPEGVNLAHNKENHFDLLIIEAQIPDMMIYSWLFDIPFVGICSLDCALQFHDTAGNQVHPVVNPDPNFETKDRYLLSFRERIFSSVYMGIYRFLVKFVMFPKQHVIWRKYFGENVPLVDEIQSRMSMLFVGTNPVFHLVRALMPNTVTIGSGMHMTAPKPLTKDVKDFLDDASEGAIYFSLGSNIKGKHLNSSMKNTIINAFSKMPYKVLWKIDDTFEKLPPNILTSKWFSSQLEILRHSNVKLFITQGGLQSMQESIYANKPMIGIPYFGDQFGNVNRMVALEYGLKILKQNITEESIREAVTEIMTNPVYTANAQKYGEIFRDVDMSDTDKAVWWIEYVIRHKGARHFRNPLLDMPAWKRYMLDVLGVILFGFLVIIKVISFAFRTIKYLFKAGKPYGIEKKVA from the exons ATGGTGGAAATACATTTTGCTTTTACAATGTTGCTATCCCTGATTTCGAATGCCATTGGGGCTGATATTTTGGCCATCATCTCCACTGCGTCATTCAGCCACCAGGTCTCGTTCAGACCCCTGTGGAAGCAGTTAGCAGCAAATGGGCATAATGTTACTTTAGTAACGACTGATCCATTGAAGGAGggagatttgaaaaatatacagcAAATAGATATAAGTTATAGCTATGAATACATGAATAAACACGAAGTTGTGG ATATTGCTATAAACGAgtcgaaaagtttatatgattCGGCCTTGGCTATTCGCAAAGTTTACAAGGATACCCACACAAAGCTATTCGAAAGCCCCGAGGGAGTGAACTTGGCTCacaataaagaaaatcacTTCGATTTGCTGATAATCGAAGCTCAAATACCTGATATGATGATTTATAGTTGGTTATTCGATATACCATTCGTCG GAATATGTTCCCTGGATTGCGCTTTGCAGTTCCACGACACTGCCGGAAACCAAGTCCATCCTGTCGTCAATCCAGATCCGAATTTCGAAACTAAAGACAGATATTTACTATCGTTTCGCGAACGGATCTTCAGTTCAGTGTACATGGGAATATACCGATTTTTGGTCAAATTCGTAATGTTCCCCAAACAACACGTGATTTGGAGAAAATACTTCGGAGAGAATGTTCCGTTGGTTGATGAGATTCAAAGTCGGATGAGCATGCTGTTCGTCGGGACTAATCCGGTTTTCCATTTAGTCCGAGCATTGATGCCCAACACTGTGACTATAGGTAGCGGGATGCATATGACGGCGCCGAAGCCTCTAACAAAG GACGTTAAAGACTTTTTGGACGATGCGAGCGAAGGAGCAATTTACTTTAGTTTGGGAAGCAACATCAAAGGGAAGCACCTGAACTCCTCTATGAAGAACACTATTATCAATGCCTTTTCGAAAATGCCATATAAGGTCCTATGGAAAATCGACGATACCTTTGAGAAGTTGCCGCCTAATATATTGACGTCCAAGTGGTTTAGTTCACAACTGGAAATTCTAC GTCACTCAAACGTAAAATTGTTCATAACTCAGGGAGGATTACAATCGATGCAAGAATCAATCTATGCTAATAAACCAATGATCGGAATACCATATTTTGGAGATCAGTTTGGGAATGTTAATAGGATGGTTGCACTGGAATATGGACTCAAAATTCTCAAACAGAACATAACGGAAGAATCGATTCGTGAGGCTGTTACAGAGATTATGACCAATCCGGT atacaCAGCGAACGCTCAGAAATATGGAGAGATATTTCGAGATGTGGATATGTCCGATACAGATAAGGCGGTGTGGTGGATCGAATACGTGATCCGCCACAAAGGAGCTAGGCACTTCAGGAACCCCCTTCTGGATATGCCAGCTTGGAAAAGATATATGCTAGATGTATTGGGAGTAAtactttttggttttttagttataataaaagttatttcattcgcatttcgaacaattaaatatttgtttaaagcGGGTAAGCCGTACGGAATAGAAAAGAAGGTAGCTTAG
- the LOC136346124 gene encoding lysophosphatidylserine lipase ABHD12-like isoform X2, producing the protein MKMAIPRKLLYGRKYCYTAELFFFLIIWVLIPVVFSLSVAFQRMMIFIPFNSPRNPNFEDPSSYDIEGVHNMYITVSDYYDNITLTTIGAWLILPEDLIGVKDSQDINQIIKETDYDIVLYLHGVYANRAKAIHQYTVLRKHFLVIAIDHRGYGDSGLNVEMNELGMVHDHLQIYNWILEKGFKNGIFYWGHSLGAAIGCHTVRSLKETYNLVPKGLILESPFTTLSEEIRENTVGKIYSWLAYFNSTILRPLDNNGFHFYSTTNILLVDCPIMILHAEDDSMVPAVLGQKLALVASTKRQIPEQGNVTFHLFSSDLGYGHNEILTDDNVPEYIRSFKKVCEEFINMS; encoded by the exons ATGAAGATGGCAATACCAAGAAAACTCCTTTATGGCAGAAAATACTGTTATACAGCGGAATTGTTTT TTTTCCTTATAATCTGGGTGTTGATTCCGGTGGTATTTTCTCTGTCTGTAGCGTTCCAGAGAATGATGATATTTATTCCAT tCAACTCGCCAAGAAATCCAAACTTCGAAGACCCCTCCAGTTACGACATAGAGGGAGTACATAATATGTACATAACAGTGAGTGACTATTACGATAATATAACATTAACTACGATAGGAGCATGGTTAATTTTACCTGAAGACCTAATAGGAGTCAAAGACTCACAAGACATAAATCAAATTATCAAGGAAACTGATTATGATATCGTATTGTATTTACATGGTGTCTACGCAAATAGAGCCAAAGCAATTCATCAATATACAGTTTTGCGAAAGCACTTTTTGGTTATAGCCATTGACCACAGAG GCTATGGAGATTCGGGCCTAAATGTCGAAATGAATGAGCTAGGAATGGTCCACGAtcatttgcaaatttataatTGGATCTTGGAAAAGGGATTCAAAAATGGCATCTTCTATTGGGGCCATTCATTGGGAGCGGCTATAGGTTGCCACACTGTGCGCAGTCTTAAAGAAACGTATAATTTAGTACCAAAAGGGCTAATCTTGGAGTCTCCTTTCACCACTTTAAGTGAAGAAATTCGAGAAAATACTGTGGGAAAG ATCTACAGTTGGTTGGCCTACTTCAATTCCACAATTTTACGCCCTTTAGATAATAATGGGTTCCATTTTTATTCGACAACCAACATACTTCTTGTAGATTGTCCAATAATGATTCTGCATGCTGAAGATGACTCGATGGTTCCTGCGGTACTTGGTCAGAAA ttgGCTTTAGTTGCATCTACCAAAAGACAAATTCCTGAACAAGGAAATGTAAcgtttcatttattttcttctgatCTTGGATACGGACATAATGAAATTCTGACCGATGATAATGTTCCGGAATATATCAG atctTTTAAGAAAGTGTGCGAGGAATTTATCAATATGAGCTGA
- the LOC136346339 gene encoding LOW QUALITY PROTEIN: UDP-glucuronosyltransferase 2B14-like (The sequence of the model RefSeq protein was modified relative to this genomic sequence to represent the inferred CDS: substituted 1 base at 1 genomic stop codon) — LTRGLTQNVIVNPTLGHPNIKLFVTQGGLQSMQESLHANKPVIGIPVFGHQFRDINRMAQLGCGLKINKHNIKKYGNILRDVDMSDAEKAVWWTEYVIXRKGAKHLRNAALDMPFWERYMLDVYAITALFVLIICSLSLFIFRKLVCLVKLLIS, encoded by the exons TTAACCAGAGGGTTAACCCAAAACGTAATTGTAAACCCTACTTTAGGTCATCCAAACATAAAGCTGTTCGTAACCCAAGGAGGTCTGCAATCTATGCAAGAATCATTACATGCTAATAAACCAGTGATCGGAATTCCCGTTTTCGGGCATCAATTTAGGGACATCAACAGAATGGCCCAACTGGGATGTGGACTAAAGATTAACAAACATAACATCAAA AAATATGGGAATATTCTTCGTGACGTCGATATGTCAGACGCGGAAAAAGCAGTATGGTGGACTGAATACGTTATTTGACGTAAAGGAGCTAAACACCTTAGGAATGCTGCCCTGGACATGCCCTTTTGGGAACGTTACATGTTGGATGTTTATGCTATAACAGCTCTTTTCGTTTTAATAATATGTTCActaagtttatttatattcagaaaacttgtatgtttagTGAAACTGTTAATTTCATGa
- the LOC136346280 gene encoding uncharacterized protein gives MRLTACVHWGLVVIFVLETSLTVSAKGKYDIEEPNNNKNKKAFGSGDTSKSNTNKKTKDFNDIEDDKIRAKKYEKTSKTSGQDSKKSNETPQKKFIGRIEHGKVMVLRRKDDSVPISKSSDQRNDVCTKSKNRKYNNCHNGKNPYSEEESQEESSEEETLKGKAKKHVKYSIKFRHEKQKKKENGDIRIMRLHKNGRKNYEKEDEDSGEDEDEPIKRFKLLEDDD, from the exons ATGAG actCACTGCTTGTGTCCACTGGGGACTCGTCGTCATCTTCGTATTGGAGACTTCCTTGACTGTTAGCGCAAAAGGCAAATATGACATAGAAGAGcctaataataacaaaaataaaaaggcaTTTGGCAGTGGAGACACAAGTAAATCtaacacaaacaaaaaaacgaaagATTTCAATGATATagaagatgataaaatcagaGCGAAGAAATATGAAAAGACCTCTAAAACGTCTGGGCAGGacagtaaaaaaagtaatgaaactccgcaaaaaaaatttattggaagGATAGAACATGGTAAAGTCATGGTCTTGAGACGGAAAGATGATTCGGTGCCAATAAGCAAATCAAGTGATCAAAGAAATGACGTGTGTACAAAGTCCAAAAACCGAAAATATAACAATTGCCATAATGGTAAAAATCCATACAGCGAGGAGGAAAGTCAAGAAGAGAGTTCCGAGGAAGAAACACTAAAAGGAAAGGCGAAAAAACATGTGAAATACAGTATTAAATTTAGGCATGAAAAgcaaaagaaaaaggaaaatggaGATATTAGAATTATGAGATTGCATAAGAATGGACGAAAAAACTACGA aaaagaGGATGAGGATTCAGGTGAAGATGAAGATGAGCCAATCAAAAGATTCAAACTATTAGAAGATGACGATTAG
- the LOC136346124 gene encoding lysophosphatidylserine lipase ABHD12-like isoform X1: MAKYKSCSSRRRSSSASEHHDEDGNTKKTPLWQKILLYSGIVLFTLILLVFLIIWVLIPVVFSLSVAFQRMMIFIPFNSPRNPNFEDPSSYDIEGVHNMYITVSDYYDNITLTTIGAWLILPEDLIGVKDSQDINQIIKETDYDIVLYLHGVYANRAKAIHQYTVLRKHFLVIAIDHRGYGDSGLNVEMNELGMVHDHLQIYNWILEKGFKNGIFYWGHSLGAAIGCHTVRSLKETYNLVPKGLILESPFTTLSEEIRENTVGKIYSWLAYFNSTILRPLDNNGFHFYSTTNILLVDCPIMILHAEDDSMVPAVLGQKLALVASTKRQIPEQGNVTFHLFSSDLGYGHNEILTDDNVPEYIRSFKKVCEEFINMS; encoded by the exons ATGGCGAAATATAAATCCTGCAGTAGT CGAAGGCGCAGTTCCTCGGCTTCAGAACATCACGATGAAGATGGCAATACCAAGAAAACTCCTTTATGGCAGAAAATACTGTTATACAGCGGAATTGTTTT atttaccCTAATTCTTCTAGTTTTCCTTATAATCTGGGTGTTGATTCCGGTGGTATTTTCTCTGTCTGTAGCGTTCCAGAGAATGATGATATTTATTCCAT tCAACTCGCCAAGAAATCCAAACTTCGAAGACCCCTCCAGTTACGACATAGAGGGAGTACATAATATGTACATAACAGTGAGTGACTATTACGATAATATAACATTAACTACGATAGGAGCATGGTTAATTTTACCTGAAGACCTAATAGGAGTCAAAGACTCACAAGACATAAATCAAATTATCAAGGAAACTGATTATGATATCGTATTGTATTTACATGGTGTCTACGCAAATAGAGCCAAAGCAATTCATCAATATACAGTTTTGCGAAAGCACTTTTTGGTTATAGCCATTGACCACAGAG GCTATGGAGATTCGGGCCTAAATGTCGAAATGAATGAGCTAGGAATGGTCCACGAtcatttgcaaatttataatTGGATCTTGGAAAAGGGATTCAAAAATGGCATCTTCTATTGGGGCCATTCATTGGGAGCGGCTATAGGTTGCCACACTGTGCGCAGTCTTAAAGAAACGTATAATTTAGTACCAAAAGGGCTAATCTTGGAGTCTCCTTTCACCACTTTAAGTGAAGAAATTCGAGAAAATACTGTGGGAAAG ATCTACAGTTGGTTGGCCTACTTCAATTCCACAATTTTACGCCCTTTAGATAATAATGGGTTCCATTTTTATTCGACAACCAACATACTTCTTGTAGATTGTCCAATAATGATTCTGCATGCTGAAGATGACTCGATGGTTCCTGCGGTACTTGGTCAGAAA ttgGCTTTAGTTGCATCTACCAAAAGACAAATTCCTGAACAAGGAAATGTAAcgtttcatttattttcttctgatCTTGGATACGGACATAATGAAATTCTGACCGATGATAATGTTCCGGAATATATCAG atctTTTAAGAAAGTGTGCGAGGAATTTATCAATATGAGCTGA
- the LOC136346125 gene encoding lysosomal alpha-mannosidase-like codes for MVRVKVLLVLVAVVVLAYEAEAECGYQSCHETKDDHLNIHLIPHTHDDLGWIKTYEQLYYGSHDNVYKAGVQYILRNVVKALQENKDRRFIYVETGFFWKWWINQDEETKDQVRELVNNGQLEFISGGWSMNDEATTYYQTVIDQMTWGMRRLNDTFGECGRPKVAWQIDPFGHSREMASIFSQIGFDAFFLNRIDYQDKSIRNNNKGLEFIWRGSPDNLGESTDIFTNILFRHYSAPGGLCFDENCSDEPIIDDPDSPEYNVEQKITDFINNWINPAKAGYPSNNLLVTMGDDFQYENAMKNFLNMDKLISNMNGREIDGVKYNVIYSTPSCYLNAVHKSLKGNLESDLKTDDFFPYASSASQYWTGYFSSRPTGKGYGRFSNNFMQVCKQLAVFTNATSEDDFTKINTLREALGVFQHHDAMTGTEREDVAHDYIRLLHKGIIKCEEVTSQALSKLTKVEDTTFTTCHYLNISQCDVTENQDNFIVTLYNPLGKPATRFVRLPIVEDSNEIIVTDPEGNQLTTQILPVHESVLTTPGRDSKAKFDLVFEAENIPPLGYKSFYYQKTQKARPKYHDEYQINDWTESTQGPKIVRKTKDGTVSVDVEYLYYSGAIEDNPSSNYIFRPDPDIPIKALSDSPSFTTHTGPLVTETHWKLNDWGSFIARNYSGSKYVEFNYLVGPLPYDENGVEVIARFTTDLEYDDKIYTDVNGREIIERIRDFRPTWNLTVTEPEAGNYFPIVTGVTLKNEQAGIALLTDRAQGGGSISYQNVEFMIHRNTIKECCGVGQPLNEQAYDTGVVTRGSHYVLFTGLEENEDLTAKELSQQVYLNSWTFFSSSNDQSFEDYSKSHVMQFSGVNDESLPRNVHILTVEPWSATTVLLRLENFVGKEETNNYGSSTVNIQELFTAFKIVSLRETNLSANQWSEEVQRIMFNRNGPAEVKEPLKADDFDITLEPLQIRTFVVEISY; via the exons ATGGTACGGGTTAAAGTTCTTCTGGTTTTGGTGGCAGTAGTTGTGTTGGCATATGAGGCCGAAGCTGAATGTGGATACCAG TCTTGCCATGAAACTAAAGATGATCATTTGAACATTCACTTGATTCCACACACCCATGATGACTTGGGATGGATCAAGACCTACGAACAGCTGTACTATGGCT CTCATGACAATGTCTACAAAGCTGGAGTTCAATACATTCTAAGAAATGTCGTCAAGGCTTTGCAAGAAAACAAAGATAGAAG GTTTATATATGTCGAGACTGGCTTCTTCTGGAAATGGTGGATTAATCAGGACGAGGAGACCAAAGATCAAGTCAGGGAGTTGGTTAACAACGGTCAATTGGAATTCATAAGCGGAGGATGGTCAATGAATGACGAAGCTACGACGTACTATCAAACGGTCATTGATCAGATGACATGGGGTATGAG GAGGCTAAATGACACCTTTGGCGAATGCGGACGTCCTAAGGTAGCTTGGCAAATTGATCCCTTCGGACACAGCAGAGAAATGGCGTCGATTTTCTCCCAAATTGGTTTTGATGCCTTTTTCCTCAACCGAATCGATTACCAAGATAAGAGTATCAGAAACAACAACAAGGGTCTTGAGTTCATTTGGCGTGGTAGTCCTGACAACTTAG GAGAGTCAACGGACATATTCACCAACATCCTCTTCCGTCATTACAGCGCGCCCGGCGGACTATGCTTTGATGAGAACTGTTCTGATGAGCCCATTATTGATGATCCCGATAGTCCTGAGTACAACGTCGAACAGAAG ATAACCGATTTCATCAATAACTGGATCAACCCTGCAAAAGCTGGATATCCCTCCAATAACTTACTTGTCACGATGGGTGACGATTTCCAGTATGAAAATGCCATGAAGAATTTCCTGAACATGGACAAGCTAATAAG CAATATGAACGGAAGAGAGATCGACGGTGTTAAGTACAACGTAATTTATTCAACACCTTCTTGCTACCTCAACGCGGTCCATAAATCCTTAAAAGGAAACCTGGAATCAGACCTCAAAACTGATGACTTCTTCCCGTACGCTTCTTCAGCTAGCCAGTATTGGACCGGCTACTTCTCTTCCAGACCCACTGGAAAAGGTTATGGACGGTTTAGCAACAATTTTATGCAA GTATGCAAACAATTGGCAGTGTTCACCAATGCAACATCTGAAGACGACTTTACCAAAATTAACACATTGAGGGAAGCTTTGGGTGTGTTCCAACACCATGACGCTATGACTGGAACTGAAAGGGAGGATGTAGCCCACGATTACATCCGGTTGTTACATAAAGGTATCATCAAATGTGAAGAAGTTACGAGCCAAGCCCTGTC gaaattgacCAAAGTAGAAGACACGACCTTCACAACGTGCCATTATCTCAATATAAGTCAATGCGACGTTACAGAGAACCAAGATAACTTCatagtcaccctgtataatcccTTGGGGAAACCTGCGACCAGATTCGTTCGTTTGCCCATAGTCGAAGACTCTAATGAGATCATCGTAACTGACCCGGAAG GAAACCAGCTAACCACCCAGATTCTTCCCGTACACGAATCGGTCCTCACTACTCCGGGAAGAGATAGCAAAGCTAAATTCGACTTAGTGTTTGAAGCTGAGAACATTCCACCTTTGGGCTACAAATCATTCTATTACCAAAAGACTCAGAAGGCGAGACCAAAATACCATGATGAGTACCAAATA AATGACTGGACCGAATCAACTCAGGGACCAAAAATAGTCAGGAAAACCAAAGATGGGACTGTTTCAGTAGACGTGGAATACCTGTATTACTCCGGCGCCATTGAGGATAACCCATCATCGAACTACATCTTTAGACCAGATCCTGATATCCCGATTAAGGCTCTGTCCGACTCACCTTCATTCACAACCCACACAGGACCATTGGTTACTGAAACCCATTGGAAGCTCAACGACTGGGGAAGCTTTATTGCTAGGAACTACAGTGGTTCCAAATATGtggaatttaattacttaGTCGGTCCATTGCCTTA cGACGAGAATGGCGTTGAAGTGATCGCCAGGTTCACCACAGATTTGGAATATGACGATAAAATTTACACTGACGTTAATGGCAGGGAAATTATCGAACGTATCAGAGATTTCAGGCCGACATGGAATTTGACCGTCACCGAACCAGAAGCTGGAAATTATTTCCCAATAGTGACCGGGGTTACCTTGAAGAACGAACAAGCTGGTATTGCACTGCTCACCGACAGGGCTCAAGGCGGAGGAAGCATCTCCtatcaaaatgttgaattcaTG ATCCATCGAAATACCATTAAGGAGTGCTGTGGTGTCGGTCAACCCTTGAACGAACAAGCCTACGATACCGGAGTGGTGACTCGCGGTTCTCACTATGTCCTCTTCACTG GGCTCGAAGAAAATGAAGATTTAACTGCAAAGGAACTTTCGCAGCAAGTTTATCTAAACTCTTGGACGTTCTTCTCCTCATCGAACGACCAATCTTTTGAAGACTATAGTAAATCACACGTTATGCAG TTTTCTGGTGTGAACGATGAATCTCTACCCAGAAACGTTCATATCTTGACCGTGGAGCCATGGAGCGCGACTACAGTCCTACttagactcgaaaacttcgtgGGGAAAGAAGAAACTAATAACTACGGATCATCAACTGTAAATATTCAA GAATTGTTTACTGCTTTCAAAATCGTAAGCCTGCGTGAGACGAATCTCTCAGCCAATCAGTGGTCTGAGGAAGTCCAGAGGATCATGTTCAATAGAAACGGACCAGCGGAGGTGAAAGAACCATTGAAAGCCGATGATTTTGATATAACTTTGGAGCCTCTTCAGATAAGGACTTTTGTTGTAGAAATTTCTTATTAA
- the LOC136346122 gene encoding early endosome antigen 1 encodes MGNNWARSQNDTSKDRSQNSVDGVQGPVSEIINDIGLNRLSDEKRQELMDFKFEMVRKHEKRREILAAKKKEFDDMREELTKLREENRKLKDGNLQQKFIQEIDVLRQKNELLASVHSGSIVEEIDFVLTENVTLKGELKAKVEDLDKATALIDKNRELQVSIANMQLELQNLNRAMLDFEKEREEYKAHAAALKDVISVSKKMLLIRESQLKELREKVESIEASVSEKEISILSKDLRMEYEKQLQILRNMRAVYEERQRTDHREKETLRRTIEETKRELEAEQRRNKESEERVAELENQNSQRYDEIKSLESNLGLAKAESRQYQAELAVINQLFSEILLGFNSSQEIDLDKLTKHLEDNHALLQNIASSEVSSDSSFALPKLLLDLVRQVHNEREMELEPNVEVHGCGLQTIAEESESQPSTDQINSVEEIIQTLPKVWRVLMELLSHHKVPVNDISEGSPNDDPCYKTVQTPKGPSLVLSVSQTYNRLKDLIMEKKSLKKETRHLKQLNTHLENRLQDQEKRLEMVSSELNKTWHVVGKLQKEHQHLHTQEKVLRYELAQKRKLLITLREQLEYSREKRQEAREKNSKTEKQWKQLRVEFASRRNTLLSDEFNNSPESGYSDEKCSSDDEPGYETDVSESGAKNNESNNMEEVEELMDEDMCSSNIPSNDVKCAEASSSEVSDSPTQQLPAPSLTSSLGGSPSHEVLDQESKNFSASSSFSNNEVQTSFEEKLALREERLKRLEGQCGELMEQVVNTNRKSVSISNKLDNLHEAYGENTERLPDTRTDENVDMPLSGDFRAE; translated from the exons ATGGGGAATAACTGGGCTAGATCGCAAAATGACACGAGTAAGGACCGCTCTCAGAATTCTGTAGATGGTGTGCAAGGACCTGTGAGTGAAATCATCAACGATATCGGCCTGAACCGGTTGAGCGACGAGAAGCGGCAAGAATTGATGGACTTCAAATTCGAAATGGTACGAAAACACGAAAAACGAAGAGAAATCCTCGCGGCAAAGAAGAAAGAGTTCGACGACATGAGAGAGGAGTTGACTAAGCTAAGAGAAGAAAACAGGAAATTGAAAGATGGGAATTTGCAGCAAAAGTTCATTCAGGAAATCGATGTGTTAAGGCAGAAAAATGAGCTTTTAGCGTCCGTGCACAGTGGATCAATCGTGGAAGAGATAGATTTTGTTTTGACCGAAAACGTTACCCTCAAGGGGGAACTGAAGGCAAAAGTCGAAGACCTGGATAAAGCCACTGCTTTGATAGACAAAAACAGAGAGCTGCAAGTGAGCATTGCAAATATGCAGTTAGAGCTTCAGAACTTGAACAGAGCCATGCTGGATTTTGAGAAGGAGAGGGAGGAATACAAGGCCCATGCGGCTGCTCTCAAGGATGTTATAAGTGTTTCCAAGAAAATGCTGCTGATCAGGGAATCTCAACTTAAGGAG CTTCGAGAAAAGGTCGAAAGCATCGAAGCATCGGTTTCGGAGAAAGAAATCAGCATTCTTTCTAAGGATTTAAGAATGGAGTATGAAAAgcaattgcaaattttacgcAACATGAGGGCCGTATACGAAGAGCGTCAGAGGACGGATCACAGGGAAAAAGAAACTCTTCGGAGGACAATTGAAGAGACTAAGAGGGAGTTGGAAGCCGAACAAAGGAGGAATAA GGAATCCGAGGAACGGGTTGCAGAGCTTGAAAATCAAAACTCGCAAAGATACGACGAAATCAAATCGCTGGAGTCAAATCTTGGCCTCGCCAAGGCCGAGTCCAGACAATACCAAGCCGAGCTTGCGGTCATTAATCAGTTATTCTCAGAGATTTTGCTTGGGTTTAACAGTTCCCAG GAAATTGATTTGGATAAACTTACAAAACACCTGGAAGACAACCATGCCTTGCTCCAAAATATAGCTAGCAGTGAAGTATCTTCAGACTCCTCTTTCGCTCTTCCTAAATTGCTGCTGGATTTGGTCCGTCAGGTTCACAATGAAAGAGAAATGGAACTAGAACCGAACGTAGAGGTACATGGTTGTGGATTGCAGACAATTGCTGAGGAATCAG AATCACAGCCATCAACAGATCAAATTAACAGCGTAGAAGAAATTATCCAGACTCTTCCAAAAGTCTGGAGAGTTCTCATGGAGTTATTGAGCCATCACAAGGTTCCAGTGAACGATATCAGTGAGGGATCGCCCAATGACGATCCGTGCTACAAAACAGTTCAAACTCCCAAGG GTCCTAGTTTAGTGCTAAGTGTGAGTCAAACATACAATAGGCTTAAAGACCTGATAATGGAGAAGAAGTCGTTAAAGAAAGAGACGCGTCATTTGAAGCAGTTAAACACCCATTTGGAAAACCGTCTTCAAGATCAGGAAAAGAGGTTGGAAATGGTTTCCAGCGAACTCAATAAAACATGGCATGTG GTCGGAAAACTACAGAAAGAGCATCAACATCTTCACACTCAAGAGAAAGTCCTGCGATACGAGTTGGCACAAAAGAGAAAGCTGCTCATCACTTTGAGAGAACAACTGGAATATTCCAGAGAAAAACGACAAGAAGCCAGGGAAAAAAACTCCAAAACTGAGAAGCAGTGGAAGCAACTAAGAGTAGAATTCGCATCTCGAAGAAATACTTTGTTGAGTGACGAATTCAACAACAGCCCGGAGAGTGGTTACAGTGATGAGAAATGTTCAAGTGACGACGAACCTGGATACGAGACTGATGTATCCGAAAGTGGAGCTAagaacaacgaatcaaataaCATGGAGGAAGTTGAGGAACTGATGGACGAGGATATGTGCTCATCTAACATTCCCTCAAATGATGTTAAGTGTGCTGAAGCTAGTAGTTCCGAAGTGTCAGATTCTCCAACACAGCAGCTACCAGCCCCAAGTTTGACCTCATCACTAGGAGGTTCACCGAGTCATGAGGTTTTAGATCAAGAGTCAAAGAACTTTTCAGCTTCAAGTTCCTTTAGTAATAATGAAGTTCAAACTTCTTTTGAGGAAAAGTTGGCGTTGAGAGAGGAGCGGTTGAAAAGACTAGAAGGTCAATGTGGGGAACTTATGGAGCAGGTGGTGAACACAAATCGAAAGTCggtttcaatttcaaataagcTTGATAACCTTCACGAGGCTTATGGAGAGAATACAGAAAGATTACCAGACACAAGAACCGATGAAAATGTGGATATGCCGCTATCAGGAGACTTCAGAGCTGAATAa